GGAGCCCTCCAagctgaatggtttggatcttccaTAGATGGGTCACCCTGCTCAGAGATGGGCCGTTCTCAGCCTTGGTGGGAAATGGATCTCCGTTTAAAACGAAGATTAAGAAGAGGACTCGGGTCTTCTTTGGGTCAAACTTGGTCAGCACCCGCCGACCGCTGATCGaatgatttttaatatattttattttatttataaatctgTTGGGACTGCTAACAATTGGAGCTGTTCATCTAGTTGGCTGACCCTTGGgtcaaaaaatgagatggatcaggtgtccaggtgggccacaccaatatacATTTTGttgattaatcatgcattattGCGTTTAATCATAAATTTCTGAAATCCAACGGTTGGATTTCTTAATAAGTCATACTTCACAATGCTAGGGCTCCTTCATGATATCTAGGTGTAGTCTATCTGTTGATTTTGAAATCAGATGATCCGATTTTCATGATCAAGTCTTGGATCGTCTGTCGGGATGTTGTGGACCCGATGTATGGTGGATCTTGCGATCTAGGTCCTGAAACTGATGATGTACGGTTTATTTTGTCCCTCAATGCTGTCTGAAGTTTTTTCCAGGATCGGATACCTAGAAACTAGTTTTCACAGGTAAAACTTTCAAATTTCAAAGGTAAATGATGTACTTTTATATGCGCATTTATATTTAATCAAAAAAATTTCCAAGGTGACCCCCCGAGGACCTccaatacctgagtattggaaAGTTTAAGGTGTTACATTGGAGGTGAGCTGATCGCTTGGTGAAATCTAGGACATGTCTAGCCCAATACAGATTCATTTCGGTCAAGTGTTCAGTGAGGCACTAATGCATCTGACAGGCTAGTGAAAGGAATATGCCGATCCTCATTATGTTTAATTGGTAACTGAATGTTAGAAAATAAAATACCAAAAAGAAAATGTATAGCATGGCTTCAGGATATATTCATGATCCAGCATTCCATCCTCACAGTGACTAGAATTGGGAACTGAAGAAGAATCCATTATTGGTTTTTTATGAGATGATTAGTTTACCCTGAGAGAAATCAATTTTCCCCCATCCTTTAAAAGTTCTAAATTATAACAAGAAGAGCGGCAGCATGAGCTGGTTTATTGCAGCTGAGAGCAAGTGGCACTTAGACCTGTGCACTAAAAATAATCAAATATctttcaaaatttgaaaactaaAGTTGTTTTTCATCATTCCTGAcatatggggaaaaaaaaaatcttgttaaTTGTTCTGGTTCTCTAACTTTGAAGGAGATTTCCACTATTCTGTTACTCTCTCAATTTGAAATCCATTCTGGATAGAGCTTTTATGATTGACCTCATGCTTTGATGGTTTGGCTCTCTTATGTTGTTAGTTCCTTGACATGTCTGGACATTTGACCAACTGATTTTGCTAATGTCAGGCATATCCGTAAATAATAAAATTCATGTATTGGTATCTCCACCCAATATTTAAGTCATAGTTTTATGTGTCTACATGAAGGTTACCTAAATATGTGCTACTTTGTGGCACATTCATTTCCTTGTAACTGATGTGGAATTTCAGTTTCTGTATTTGTAGTATATATAATTTTCTTAATCAGCCCATTTAATTGATTGCCttgtacctttcaaaaaaaaataaaatgattgcCTCATTTTAACATGCTTGTAGAGCGAGGGCCATCGTCAAATACTAACAAAAGAGCTGGAGGCTGTGGGCTTGCGTTTAAACAAGAGACCACCTCAAGTAAGATTGTTTCTTGGAGGGCATTGCATGGCTGCCAATATCCTAAGTTAATCTCAGTTGCATGAACCTTTCGTGGGTCCTTGTTCACATGCAGATAtatttcaaaaagaagaagacaggagGCATTTCTTTCAACAGTACTATGGCTCTAACTCATGTCGATGAGAAGCTCTGCTATCAAATTCTGCACGAGTACAAGATACACAATGCAGAGGTAGTGATTTATCAATTCAGGAACAAGAACAATAACTGAAGCATTGCAGAAATATGGTTGCATTGCGAGTGTTCTTTGGAATTTCTTCAGATTTACTATTATTCCATCATTTGATCCTGCAACTCATCTGACTTCTATACTTCCTTTGCTTGGCTTTTTTCAGGTGTTATTCCGTGAGGATGCCACCGTTGACGATCTTATTGATGTCATTGAGGGAAACCGTAAATACATGAAATGCATCTATGTTTATAACAAAATTGATGTAATCGGTATTGATGATGTGGACAAACTAGCCCGGCAACCGAATTCCGTGGTCATCAGCTGCAATTTGAAGGCAGGTTCTACTTTCTGTTTTCTGATGAGGGCgtcacttctttttctttttcttttctttctttcttcttcttcttcttcttcttcttcttttttttttttttgttcctgcACTTGTATCCAGGATTCCAGTTATGCATTATCGCTTgcttttttataattattattattttttaaattatattacAGCTGAATTTAGACAGACTACTTGCAAAAATGTGGGAGGAAATGGGGCTGGTAAGAGTATACACAAAGCCACAGGGGCAGCAACCTGATTTTTCAGATCCCGTAGTACTTTCCACGGTAGGTTGCACATTCTTCTTGAAGAAATATACAATGTTCCATAAACATTTGCTTGGTCTGACAAACTGTATGTATGGGGAGCACCTTTGGTGATCCTGATGATTTTGTGGTCGGCCCATGGTGGATGGAAGATCCTACAAAAATATCCTGCAGCTATGAACCTAATTGTCTGATTGCACCGTTGAACGTGGACGGTGGACCCCTGGTCATGATTGTAATTTTCATTGGGTGGCTAGGATAATCTGATAAGTAGGATATTGGGGCTTGGCCGATCCCATGATGGGTCCACATATCAACAGTTTATGTTACTGGAAGCTGGGCCCACCTTTGCCATTCATCCATTCCTGGATTGATTAAAAAACCTCACTTCCTTCACTCAGGCATCATGCGCTATCTCATTCTTCTGTCCTTCAAATTGTTTACTTTTGGAATGTGCTGTTAGAGTTCCATTGTTTCCTGACCTGTTTTCGTGCCATCTAATTTCAGGACAGAGGTGGCTGCTCAGTAGAAGACTTCTGTAATCATATACACAGGAATCTGTTGAAGGAGGTGAAGTATGTGCTGGTGTGGGGCACGAGTGCAAGGCACTATCCACAGCACTGTGGACTTTCTCACGTTCTTCATGATGAGGATGTGGTTCAGATAGTGAAGAAGAAGGTATATCAACCTGTTTTTCATTAGACCTGACAACGTGTACCCAGACATGCGGGTACCTAATGGACTCAAGCCTGATTTTAATTGGTCCAGGTTCAACTTTTTGGACCCTTTAAGAAATCGTGTTTGGTTCAGGTCTCTCATTTTTGGATCCATTAAACACCATTTCTAGATAtcgctcaaaaaaaaaaaaaaaaacaccatttcTAGTTGGGTCTGGGTCGGTTGCCAAAGTTGGTTCCTGTTAGTTTAAtagttatattatatatgttgaaTCTATTGATTATTCTCACAGTgaatgaggtttgctaagccaCACACACGTCCAAGTGGCACGTGCGCTATATATAATccatctatcaggtgggcccagccATGTAAATCTCTCATTTGACCTGGAACTGACCCAAGCACAACTAGAAACCTAGGTCCAAAGACCTGATGGGTGCCAACAAGGCCTGAACCCAAGTAGTCCAGGTATGGGTACTCTAGGACCTTACAATTCGACTGCCCTATTTTCATCAATTGTCACTAGTGCTTTTGATGATAAGCTAGGAACACACCAGGCCCATTATCTCAATTTTGCAAAGCTTACCACTTGGGCTCAGGTCTCAATGGTTGATTATAATAGGAGACCTACTAAGGTTACTCGTTTTCTTGTCATTCACTAGATGGCCTTACCTTGTATGCACTGTGGCCTGGTAATCAGTCAGTCCAGCGAACAAGTGGGCCATGTGTATATGGATTGGGAACTGTTGGTCAATCCTCTTCAACCGATGCTTTTTCATATATGGATAATAATGCAAAGGAGTATTTTCTACATAGAAGCTCCAACCTTGGAATCCAATGAAATTTTAATATGTTTCTTTTCATTGTGCACCCTGCAGGAGAAGGAAGATGGTGGGGGAAGAGGTCGGTTCAAGTCACATTCAACAGCGCCTGCTCGGATATCTGACAGAGAGAAGAAGGCTCCCTTGAAAACATGATTATGTAGATACCTATGTCAGGATTGGTAGTTTAATCAGTGGTTCAGGGCCAGCATCTTGAGTGTTGCAGACTGATCAGGAGTTCACAATATCATTTATCCACAATGGTAGTAGATTATTCCGCGTGGGAAGCTGTGGTCCCTCAGGAGTGAAATAATCAACAGTGCATATTCCATTTTTCACTAGTAAACTGCATCTTTTACCGAAAAAGAAAGAGAGTCAGATGGGACCCATTCTTCTGATGTTTTGTTCCATTAAGCTTATGGGATGTTATTTGCGTTGTTCTTCGAGTTCAATCGTGAGACTGATATCCGGATTCACTTTAAGGGGGGTGTATGTATTCTGTCTCAGCAAAATGAAACTTAGAAGTGGGCAATTAAATTGAATTTTGGCTTTCAGAAAATGGGAAGTATGTTGTATCTTGTTTTACTCAAATCAATTGGCTTGTTGAGTTAATATTAAGGAGTTCTCTGTCGGCTTTTCTTAGTTTAGTCTTCCAACGGCAGTTTGTTGTGCGAGACTATAAATTGATGGCGTTGGGTGCAGTTCCAGCTCATGAGTGCACTTGGTAAGTTTGATGTTTGGGCAACACAGAGCAGAACTGGCATTTTGTTGTTTCCCTGCTTTTTGCGCCCCAAATCATGATCGGTCTTATCTGAACTGTGTTACTCTGGTGGGGTATTCCGGCTACCCAAACATGCACTTATAAGTTGCCTCTGTTTGTTGCACCTGTATTGCTGTATCATGaagaggtttgctcgaatacatcctCACGTATAGCAATGATGTATGTCAGGACTCTTAGTcgctggaatttttttttcaaggacCCAAAGGGTTTATTTCATAGCGCTCCCTGTGTATGAGGGATGCCTGAAAGAAAACTCTcggattgaatatttcaaccctttgattataCAATGGTTATGACTGTCATTCGTGTTCAAtgcaaaagaacaaaaaataccATAggtttgaaataatccaattgagatcttagaaaaaaaaaaaaaaaacctttacacCATAAAAAGTGAGACTCGTcgcatggatggtttggatcattagaagatGACCCATATTCAAAACTAAAGCCCAAACATAACATATTGATATGCTTATGGATGCATTTGAGCAAACCACCTTCATGAATTGCCTTATTGCAATTGTTGTTTTCATAAACTGCGAGTAGAAGAATATCTGGGCAAATATGACTGCCTTTTGAAGCCTTAAAACAGATAGTGAGGATCTGAAAGTCCGGAGCAGCTGATAGACAAAGGCTATTTCAGATTAATGATGGGTTTGGttgaaccaaatatcatgaaatttcacgatTGCTCAGTCTGATTTGTTGCGACCAAGCTTGCCCTAAAATTTTGTGGCTGGCATGACAGAAGAACAATCCCTGGAATGTAATCCGACTCGAATGGACGTTTCTATTCCTGAATCAGGTGCGCTCTTCCATCAATGCGTGCCCATCTGAAATTCACATAAACGTCGACTCGCATGAGTTTTTGGCCCACTTGGCGGGGACACGATCTGGTCCATAgatgccacattggcacgtgtgtGTGTTTGGCATGTAGATGCATTGCTGCAAATATTAATCCTCGCTACACCCCACATGAGCATAAGTGGAAGCTTCGATCTGTTCTACATCTACAATACAGTTTAgcatttggatggtcttgattggtGTACACTGGGACCCACAGTTACGGTGGACAAGTTGCAACAATCCTGTAAATGAGTCCCCCAAATCGAAAGGACCTTCGTTTAAAGCAACAGTCCAGCATAAACGGACTCGAATTTCCTGTGCCCCGAAGCCAGATGTCCGGGTGACATGCACacggtccatcagtttctccattaatgaggcagatccatgactcaagtgggccacatgacggAAAAtggaaaacacccaccattgaaacctaccaGCAGCCACGGAATTTTTTTAATCaggctaatttttattttttaagttcatCTCTGTAGTGATAAGAAACCCtgtgaacagtttagatggcatataaataacAGTTGGTgtttcatccccactgtttcctgtcgtgtggcccacttgatttttgggactGGTGAaacgatggatggtgtggatgtcacaTGGAAATTGTGGTGGCCCTGCTTAGCTTCCCCGTACATTAACTTCATCTGGCGGGGAACAGCCAATTCGATTTCGGAAGAAATGGACGTGACTGCTTTGAGTATCCAAATATCGAACactccaatccattcatctggtggaccctaCATGGGTGCCTCATAGGAAAAACCAAAACTGATAAGATGATATAAGGAAATGATCAGTGGTCACGAAACAACGggaaagaacaaaaaataaaaataaagagagagttgGACGGTCCACGCTCAAACCAGACGTCAATTATCCTGATAGCCGTGATTCTATCCTCCTAGTTTTGGTACACTCGGTGGCCATCCAATTCACAAGAGAAAATCAAAGGGTGATTCACAGCACACGTGCCGACATTGAACACATGTTCGAGATCTGGTCcaccatcaggtggggtccacagcaagCTTTCCGTGCCCAAACTTCTGGCCTGTTcacttaatggatgggccatcGGTGTGCATGGAATACATACCACTGGCCAACTTTTCGCTAGCCGTCCATTGTTTTCTTACATGTGGGCCCCCTTCCGAGTGGGACGCCTCAAAATTTTCGGTTACTCTATTTGTACACTGTGGGCCACATCTGACGAACGGGCTGTATCCTTCACACGCGTGCCACGAATCCATACTGCATGCCTCTTCAGTTTCTCCACGAACGATGCCTCTTGTCTATGGAGGCATGTGAGGTACGCTGTCTCTAACATAGACCGGATTGAAAACATTCATTGATAGGTAGCATTGAGGGAAACAGATAAAAAGTCACCCTTTAATCTGTGGCGGACAAAAGGattcaatggctcacattcactaaatcaaaatttgacaaatcgaCAAATCAATGGACAGAATGCCTGGTTCGGATCATCATACACATGTGCcaatgccacgtgtatggtaaTAAATGTGGAGGAACGAAATTGAGGTGTGTCAGTTTCCCTATCTCACAACAACTTACTTCCCATTCGCATCTTCTTCTCTAAGCTAGATTCGCATCGAGTCCGAGGTCACTGCAAACTCATTTAGTCAAACTCTCCATATTTGAGAGGTCTTCTACGATGTACGCCCGCATGTATACACGCGTTCTAAGTTCTGAGAATggaccatggttcagtaatccggACCGTTCTTCAGTTACCTTCCACTGGCCATAGAGTGACCTCAAAATCCCATCGGTTCCAAGTCCAGCTGCTAAAACTAGGGCCctcttcagttgaatgtggaccgttgtcgTATTTCTCTTTTTAGTCGAAAATCGAAACTTGAACATTGCATCAAGGAAGTTTTCGAAGCATGGTacatgcaaggtgggcccacatcaggatACTGGTCTGGATGACCGGTCCATAGGCCCCACTAATCAGAATCGAAGACACCAGCACACATCGTAAAAACCGGACGACGCAAATTCCATCCATCCCAACCCCAGGATAACATGGTACGCGCGCAGCATATTTCTAGAGTATACACGTGACTTCATTTCCCATTTTTCCCAAatcaagaccgttgatctgttgATTCCAAAAGTTGATGGACCATGCTCtaaattttttttccatattcGAATATCACATAAAAAACTATTATGACCTGTTTTACTTGAATGTGGACCGTAGATGTATTTATCTTCTTAACCATCTTTATATATATCACAAATCCATATATTAAAAACTAATGTccgttaaaattaaaaattaaatcccatccacgtcgggacactacaaaccaatggtctggattatttaAACATGGCCCCCCCTTTAAAAACTGAAAGCCGTGTATGTACTGTTTATATAAAACGCGAGTTGCAATCCTAGAACACCATCAGCTTTCCTTCTCTAGCCAGATCTCTTTCTGAAAAAacgagagaaggaagaaagaagaagaagaagagcgaTGGGAAATGCCTCAACGCTCCTTCTCTACACAACCATAGCAATCTTCCTTCTCCTATTTATCTTCTTCTCCCCCAAGCAACCTCACCGCCCCAATCGCCGCCTCAAGCTCCGGTCCTCCTCCTTCGACGACCGCCACCGTCGCCAACACTCTCCGATCCCCTTCGACCCTATCATCGCCAATATAGAGCGCCATCGCGAAGCAAAGGAATGGGAGCGCCAGTACTTCCAGGAGCACTACAAGGAGTTCGTCGATGCCGCCCCTGCACACGAGTCCCAGCCCGAGTGGGAAGATTTCATGAACGCCGAGGACTACCTCAACGACGAGGACCGGTTCAATATCACCAACCGGCTTGTCGTTCTCTTCCCGAGCCTCGACGTGGATCCGACCGATGGGTTCGTGAGCCTCAACGAGCTGTTGGAGTGGCATCTGAAGACGGCGCGGAAAGACGTGATCCATCGGTCGTATAGGGATATGCAGGTGCATGATAAGAATCACGACGGGTTTGTTTCATTGCAGGAGTATGAGCCGCCGGCATGGGCCCGGCATTCTTCCTCCGGTGAGTGGTTTCTGGTGTTTTcgaatttgtttttctttttggttggtTCGATTACTTGATTTTAGTGAATTCTGTAtagttttcatttcttttttaaatcCGTGTATGTGATAAAACCATGAATGGGGCTGAAAGCTATCATAGATGACAGTAACTGATTGTGGACttcagccaaccccaattagctgGGGTAAAGCATAgctgataatgatgatgatgatctacaCAAACACagatattttcttttttgttttgatgGATAGACTGAATTTACTAAAGAAAGACAAAGGCTAATAACTACAACAAACCACTGCTAGACTCTGGCAAACCCTCTGTGAATGTAATTATCTCATATCTTCAATATGGAGGTACGTTGATGCAAACCCGAAAGGGAAACCAAATAAATCaatgagaaaagaaagagattgcgagaaaagacccaacaatcctctagccaaatgctagagatcacaaatacaagactgtgagcaagctc
This region of Magnolia sinica isolate HGM2019 chromosome 1, MsV1, whole genome shotgun sequence genomic DNA includes:
- the LOC131218078 gene encoding developmentally-regulated G-protein 2, encoding MGIIEKIKEIEAEMARTQKNKATEYHLGQLKAKIAKLRTQLLEPPKGTSGAGEGFEVTKFGHGRVALIGFPSVGKSTLLTLLTGTHSEAASYEFTTLTCIPGIIHYNDTKIQLLDLPGIIEGASEGKGRGRQVIAVSKSSDIVLMVLDASKSEGHRQILTKELEAVGLRLNKRPPQIYFKKKKTGGISFNSTMALTHVDEKLCYQILHEYKIHNAEVLFREDATVDDLIDVIEGNRKYMKCIYVYNKIDVIGIDDVDKLARQPNSVVISCNLKLNLDRLLAKMWEEMGLVRVYTKPQGQQPDFSDPVVLSTDRGGCSVEDFCNHIHRNLLKEVKYVLVWGTSARHYPQHCGLSHVLHDEDVVQIVKKKEKEDGGGRGRFKSHSTAPARISDREKKAPLKT
- the LOC131218094 gene encoding uncharacterized protein LOC131218094 isoform X1 produces the protein MGNASTLLLYTTIAIFLLLFIFFSPKQPHRPNRRLKLRSSSFDDRHRRQHSPIPFDPIIANIERHREAKEWERQYFQEHYKEFVDAAPAHESQPEWEDFMNAEDYLNDEDRFNITNRLVVLFPSLDVDPTDGFVSLNELLEWHLKTARKDVIHRSYRDMQVHDKNHDGFVSLQEYEPPAWARHSSSDNNTYDIGWWKEDHFNASDADGDGLLNLTEFNDFLHPADTDNQRLLQWLCTEEIRERDTDKDGKLNLKEFFHGLFDSIRDYDEVSDNSSHQSNDSMEGAATLLFTDLDRDKDWYLSADELLPVIDKLHPSEHYYAKQQADYIMSQADTDKDGRLSLKEMIENPYTFYSAIFSDEEDYSYHDEFR
- the LOC131218094 gene encoding uncharacterized protein LOC131218094 isoform X2, whose product is MGNASTLLLYTTIAIFLLLFIFFSPKQPHRPNRRLKLRSSSFDDRHRRQHSPIPFDPIIANIERHREAKEWERQYFQEHYKEFVDAAPAHESQPEWEDFMNAEDYLNDEDRFNITNRLVVLFPSLDVDPTDGFVSLNELLEWHLKTARKDVIHRSYRDMQVHDKNHDGFVSLQEYEPPAWARHSSSGWWKEDHFNASDADGDGLLNLTEFNDFLHPADTDNQRLLQWLCTEEIRERDTDKDGKLNLKEFFHGLFDSIRDYDEVSDNSSHQSNDSMEGAATLLFTDLDRDKDWYLSADELLPVIDKLHPSEHYYAKQQADYIMSQADTDKDGRLSLKEMIENPYTFYSAIFSDEEDYSYHDEFR